The Streptomyces seoulensis genome contains a region encoding:
- a CDS encoding RidA family protein, whose amino-acid sequence MTDKTALTPKTHTVPPAKFSHGVKKGNILQVAGQVGFLPAEEGKAPTPAGPTLREQTLQTLANVKAILEEGGASWDDVMMIRVYLTDVDHFAEMNDIYNTYFGEQGLTQPPAARTTVYVGLPAGLLIEIDALAVLG is encoded by the coding sequence ATGACCGACAAGACCGCGCTCACCCCGAAGACCCACACCGTGCCGCCCGCGAAGTTCTCGCACGGCGTGAAGAAGGGCAACATCCTCCAGGTCGCCGGCCAGGTGGGCTTCCTGCCCGCCGAGGAGGGCAAGGCCCCCACCCCCGCCGGTCCGACCCTGCGCGAGCAGACCCTCCAGACCCTGGCCAACGTCAAGGCGATCCTCGAAGAGGGCGGCGCGAGCTGGGACGACGTGATGATGATCCGCGTCTACCTCACCGACGTGGACCACTTCGCCGAGATGAACGACATCTACAACACCTACTTCGGGGAGCAGGGCCTCACCCAGCCCCCCGCCGCCCGGACCACGGTCTACGTCGGCCTGCCCGCCGGGCTCCTCATCGAGATCGACGCGCTCGCCGTCCTCGGCTGA
- a CDS encoding sugar kinase, with product MTADGQSSAAPDAVDVVTLGESMVTFLPDRPGRLADVPAFRRGIGGAESNVVCTLAAAGHSARWVGRVGADGFGQHLVERIASYGVDTGAVRVDPARPTGVYFRTAADRATDAHEVAYYRAGSAASAMSVDNTDPAALDAGRVLHLTGITAALSPGCLALLHELTAPREGRPVVSFDVNHRPGLWREADDALVLLDLARRADVVFVGTDEAEGAWGTRGGVDAVRRLLPEPRVLVVKEGPLGATAFERTATGEHAVRVPALAVDVVATVGAGDAFAAGFLSATLRGLPVRDRLRHGHLMAAAALTVPGDLADPPARDHADRLAALDDEAWGRLRLGPGWTGADQVTEGTSTA from the coding sequence GTGACCGCCGACGGACAGTCCAGCGCCGCCCCCGACGCCGTGGATGTCGTGACCCTCGGCGAGTCCATGGTCACCTTCCTTCCCGACCGCCCCGGCCGCCTCGCCGACGTGCCCGCCTTCCGGCGGGGCATCGGAGGAGCCGAGTCCAACGTCGTCTGCACGCTCGCCGCCGCCGGGCACTCGGCCCGCTGGGTCGGCCGGGTCGGCGCGGACGGCTTCGGGCAGCACCTGGTGGAGCGGATCGCCTCCTACGGCGTCGACACCGGCGCGGTCCGCGTGGACCCGGCCCGGCCCACCGGCGTCTACTTCCGCACCGCCGCCGACCGGGCCACCGACGCGCACGAAGTCGCCTACTACCGCGCCGGATCGGCCGCCTCCGCGATGTCGGTCGACAACACCGACCCCGCCGCGCTGGACGCGGGCCGCGTGCTGCACCTGACGGGGATCACCGCCGCGCTGTCGCCGGGGTGCCTTGCGCTGCTGCACGAGCTGACCGCGCCGCGCGAGGGGCGCCCGGTGGTGTCGTTCGACGTCAACCACCGGCCCGGCCTGTGGCGCGAGGCCGACGACGCCCTGGTGCTGCTGGACCTGGCCCGGCGGGCCGACGTCGTGTTCGTCGGCACGGACGAGGCGGAGGGCGCCTGGGGCACGCGGGGCGGCGTCGACGCGGTCCGGCGGCTGCTGCCCGAACCCCGGGTGCTGGTCGTCAAGGAGGGCCCGCTCGGCGCGACGGCGTTCGAGCGCACGGCCACCGGTGAGCACGCGGTGCGCGTGCCCGCGCTCGCCGTGGACGTCGTGGCCACCGTCGGCGCGGGCGACGCCTTCGCCGCGGGCTTCCTCTCCGCCACCCTGCGCGGCCTGCCCGTACGCGACCGGCTGCGGCACGGCCACCTCATGGCCGCCGCCGCCCTCACCGTCCCCGGCGACCTCGCCGACCCGCCCGCCCGCGACCACGCCGACCGGCTGGCCGCCCTCGACGACGAGGCGTGGGGGAGACTGCGACTCGGCCCCGGCTGGACGGGTGCCGACCAGGTCACCGAAGGAACGAGCACCGCATGA
- a CDS encoding trypsin-like serine peptidase → MKKPLLAALSAVALAGFGATPALAAPQAKAVTVDFAGTVSLSNCSGSVVRLPNSADSDPALVLSNGHCLETGFPQPGQVITGQSSSRTFGLLNSAGTKVATLRANQVVYSTMTDTDVTLYRLTTSYAAIKSSYGINALPLSDTHPVAGSGIKVVSGYWKRIYSCNADGFVYRLKEGGWTWKDSLRYTASCNTIGGTSGSPVIDTATGKVVAVNNTGNEDGQSCTENNPCEVDENGKVTVRQGINYAQETYQIPACFTTGNKLNLSAAGCTLPKP, encoded by the coding sequence ATGAAGAAGCCTCTCCTGGCCGCGCTCTCCGCCGTGGCGCTCGCCGGGTTCGGCGCGACCCCGGCCCTGGCCGCGCCGCAGGCCAAGGCGGTGACCGTCGACTTCGCCGGGACCGTGTCGCTCAGCAACTGTTCCGGCTCCGTCGTCCGGCTGCCGAACTCGGCGGACAGCGACCCCGCGCTGGTGCTGAGCAACGGGCACTGCCTGGAGACGGGCTTCCCGCAGCCCGGCCAGGTCATCACCGGCCAGTCCTCCAGCCGCACCTTCGGCCTGCTGAACTCGGCCGGCACCAAGGTGGCCACGCTCCGGGCCAACCAGGTCGTCTACTCGACCATGACCGACACCGACGTCACCCTGTACCGGCTGACCACGAGCTATGCGGCGATCAAGAGCTCGTACGGGATCAACGCGCTGCCGCTGAGCGACACCCACCCGGTGGCCGGGAGCGGCATCAAGGTCGTCTCCGGCTACTGGAAGCGGATCTACTCCTGCAACGCGGACGGGTTCGTGTACCGCCTGAAGGAGGGCGGCTGGACCTGGAAGGACTCGCTGCGCTACACCGCCTCCTGCAACACCATCGGCGGCACCTCGGGCTCCCCGGTGATCGACACCGCCACCGGCAAGGTCGTCGCCGTCAACAACACGGGCAACGAGGACGGCCAGTCCTGCACCGAGAACAACCCGTGCGAGGTCGACGAGAACGGCAAGGTCACCGTCCGCCAGGGCATCAACTACGCCCAGGAGACCTACCAGATACCGGCCTGCTTCACGACCGGCAACAAGCTCAACCTCAGCGCCGCCGGCTGCACGCTGCCCAAGCCCTGA
- a CDS encoding GntP family permease, producing the protein MSLPLAAPAPAAPPHTGGLLLLLDGTPGLLTVAGIGIALLLFLIIKVRLQPFVALLTVSITVGLLAGLSVTELFGTVQRSDAVSTLESGMGGILGHVAVIIGLGTMLGAILEVSGGAEVLAGRLLRLFGEKRAPLAMGLTGLIFGIPVFFDVGIFVLAPLVYAAAKRGGKSILLYCLPLLAGLSMTHAFLPPHPGPVAAAGLLHVQLGWVVLMGVVCGIPAVLAAWAFAAWVGRRIFVPVPQDMVEAAEEARQAVLAEQRASGVEPPEKPVPLGTVLAIIGTPLILILAATFSSVALDPSTVRSVIEFFGHPFVALTIALVLAYYLLGIRRGWSRKSLENVSTASLKPVGNILLVVGAGGVFGAVLKASGVAQALSDTFNGVGLPVIVLAYLISLVLRVAQGSATVAIVTTAGIVAPLLAEGDHSQAFVALVIMAISAGSIFASHVNDGGFWMVAKYFGISERDTLKTWTVLESVLSVAGFAVAAVVSLFV; encoded by the coding sequence ATGTCCCTTCCGCTCGCCGCACCCGCGCCCGCCGCGCCACCCCACACCGGAGGACTGCTCCTCCTGCTGGACGGCACCCCCGGCCTGCTGACCGTCGCCGGCATCGGTATCGCCCTGCTGCTCTTCCTGATCATCAAGGTCCGGCTCCAGCCGTTCGTCGCGCTGCTCACGGTGTCCATAACCGTCGGCCTGCTCGCCGGCCTCTCGGTCACCGAACTCTTCGGCACCGTCCAGCGCTCCGACGCCGTCTCCACCCTCGAGTCCGGCATGGGCGGCATCCTCGGCCACGTCGCCGTCATCATCGGCCTGGGCACCATGCTCGGCGCGATCCTGGAGGTCAGCGGCGGCGCCGAGGTCCTCGCGGGGCGCCTGCTGCGGCTGTTCGGCGAGAAGCGGGCGCCGCTGGCGATGGGTCTGACCGGCCTCATCTTCGGCATCCCGGTCTTCTTCGACGTCGGCATCTTCGTCCTCGCGCCGCTCGTCTACGCGGCCGCCAAGCGGGGCGGCAAGTCGATCCTGCTGTACTGCCTGCCGCTGCTCGCGGGTCTGTCCATGACCCACGCCTTCCTGCCCCCGCACCCCGGCCCGGTGGCCGCCGCCGGACTGCTGCACGTGCAGCTCGGCTGGGTCGTCCTCATGGGCGTGGTCTGCGGCATCCCGGCCGTGCTGGCCGCGTGGGCGTTCGCCGCGTGGGTCGGCCGGCGCATCTTCGTGCCCGTCCCGCAGGACATGGTCGAGGCGGCGGAGGAGGCCCGGCAGGCGGTCCTCGCCGAGCAGCGGGCCTCGGGCGTCGAGCCGCCGGAGAAGCCGGTCCCGCTGGGCACCGTCCTCGCCATCATCGGCACCCCGCTGATCCTGATCCTCGCCGCCACCTTCTCCTCGGTCGCGCTGGACCCGTCCACCGTGCGCTCGGTCATCGAGTTCTTCGGGCACCCCTTCGTCGCCCTCACCATCGCCCTGGTGCTCGCCTACTACCTGCTCGGCATCCGGCGCGGCTGGTCCCGCAAGTCCCTGGAGAACGTCTCCACCGCCTCCCTCAAGCCGGTCGGCAACATCCTGCTGGTGGTCGGCGCGGGCGGGGTGTTCGGCGCCGTCCTCAAGGCCAGCGGTGTCGCCCAGGCCCTCTCGGACACCTTCAACGGCGTCGGCCTGCCGGTGATCGTGCTGGCGTACCTGATCTCGCTGGTCCTGCGGGTCGCCCAGGGCTCGGCGACGGTCGCCATCGTGACGACGGCGGGCATCGTGGCGCCCCTGCTGGCCGAGGGGGACCACTCCCAGGCGTTCGTCGCGCTGGTCATCATGGCCATCTCCGCGGGCTCCATCTTCGCGTCGCACGTCAACGACGGCGGCTTCTGGATGGTCGCCAAGTACTTCGGCATCTCGGAGCGGGACACGCTGAAGACGTGGACGGTCCTCGAATCGGTGCTGTCCGTCGCGGGGTTCGCGGTGGCGGCGGTGGTGAGCCTGTTCGTCTGA
- a CDS encoding amino acid deaminase, protein MARETGSEALARLAGERVDHRFKGLPPDAAGLTVGELAAERRNLFTGGFATPVLALSAERLEHNLALMEAYAARHGLAFAPHGKTSMAPRLFARQIEHGAWGITVAAPHQVWVAREFGVQRIFLANELVDAAALGRIAAELAADPDFRLVTYVDSVRGVELMDAALAGTARPVDVVVELAAGEGARTGARTEAECAAVAAAVAATDTLRLVGVAGYEGEVPKADAERVAAYLRRLTALAAALDAEGRFDGADEIIVSAGGSAWFDTVAEVFAEVPELSRPVLKLLRSGAYVSHDDGHYRRITPFNRVPEEGALEPAFRLWAQVVSRPEPGQAFVNAGKRDAAYDLDRPEAQVIRRDGVERPATGVAVTALSDQHMWLATTPEADVMVGDWIGFGLSHPCTTFDKWQLIPVAEADGTVVEYIRTFF, encoded by the coding sequence ATGGCTCGTGAGACCGGTTCCGAAGCCCTGGCGCGGCTCGCCGGGGAACGGGTGGACCACCGTTTCAAGGGCCTTCCGCCGGATGCCGCCGGGCTGACGGTGGGCGAACTGGCCGCCGAGCGCCGCAACCTGTTCACCGGGGGCTTCGCCACCCCCGTCCTCGCGCTGTCCGCCGAGCGCCTGGAGCACAACCTCGCGCTCATGGAGGCGTACGCCGCCCGGCACGGCCTCGCCTTCGCCCCGCACGGCAAGACCTCGATGGCCCCGCGACTGTTCGCCCGGCAGATCGAGCACGGCGCCTGGGGCATCACGGTCGCGGCACCCCATCAGGTCTGGGTGGCACGGGAGTTCGGCGTCCAGCGGATCTTCCTCGCCAACGAGCTGGTGGACGCGGCCGCCCTCGGCCGTATCGCCGCCGAGCTGGCGGCCGACCCGGACTTCCGCCTCGTGACCTACGTCGACTCCGTACGCGGGGTCGAGCTGATGGACGCGGCCCTCGCCGGCACCGCCCGGCCGGTCGACGTGGTGGTGGAGCTGGCCGCCGGCGAGGGCGCCCGCACCGGCGCCCGCACCGAGGCGGAGTGCGCGGCCGTCGCCGCCGCCGTGGCCGCCACCGACACCCTGCGCCTGGTCGGCGTGGCGGGTTACGAGGGCGAGGTGCCGAAGGCGGATGCGGAGCGGGTCGCGGCCTATCTGCGCCGGCTGACCGCGCTCGCCGCCGCCCTCGACGCCGAGGGCCGGTTCGACGGGGCGGACGAGATCATCGTGAGCGCGGGCGGCAGCGCCTGGTTCGACACGGTGGCCGAGGTGTTCGCCGAGGTGCCCGAGCTGTCCCGCCCGGTGCTCAAGCTGCTCCGCTCGGGCGCCTACGTCTCCCACGACGACGGCCACTACCGCCGCATCACCCCCTTCAACCGGGTCCCCGAGGAGGGCGCGCTGGAGCCCGCCTTCCGGCTGTGGGCCCAGGTGGTCTCGCGCCCCGAGCCCGGCCAGGCGTTCGTCAACGCGGGCAAGCGGGACGCCGCGTACGACCTGGACCGGCCCGAGGCACAGGTGATCCGCAGGGACGGCGTCGAACGCCCGGCGACCGGCGTCGCGGTGACCGCCCTGTCGGACCAGCACATGTGGCTGGCCACCACACCGGAGGCCGACGTCATGGTGGGCGACTGGATCGGCTTCGGCCTGTCCCACCCCTGCACCACCTTCGACAAGTGGCAACTGATCCCCGTGGCCGAGGCGGACGGCACGGTCGTGGAGTACATCCGCACGTTCTTCTAG
- a CDS encoding N-acyl-D-amino-acid deacylase family protein, whose translation MEQLVIRDADVVDGSGAPAYRADVVVDGGRIVSIVKEAAAAGCQRPRARRELDAEGLVLSPGFIDMHAHSDLALLRDPDHSAKAAQGVTLEVLGQDGLSYAPVDDRTMEEVRRAITGWNGYGDDLDMDWRSVGEYLDRLDEGIAVNAAYLIPQGTVRALVVGWEDRPATAAELDRMRRLVAEGLEQGAVGLSSGLTYTPGMYAGDAELTELCRVVASYGGYYCPHHRSYGAGALEAYAEMVALTREAGCPLHLAHATMNFGVNEGRAPELLALLDAALDAGADITLDTYPYTPGSTTLAALLPSWASEGGPAAVLARLADPATAERIRHGLEVTGSDGCHGVPAQWETIEVSGVTNPALAEYVGRTVKEAAALRGEEPWTTVLRLLLADRLGTTILQHVGHEENVRAIMRHRAHTGGSDGILQGTKPHPRAYGTFPRYLGTYVRELGVLSLEECVARLTSRPAARLRLPDRGLVREGYRADLVLFDPATVAAGSTFAEPRTLPTGIPHVLLDGRFVIEDGRRTDVLAGRSVRRTPV comes from the coding sequence GTGGAGCAGCTCGTCATCCGGGACGCCGATGTCGTCGACGGCAGCGGGGCGCCCGCCTACCGCGCCGATGTGGTGGTCGACGGCGGCCGGATCGTGTCCATCGTCAAGGAGGCCGCGGCGGCGGGCTGCCAGCGCCCGCGCGCCCGGCGCGAGCTGGACGCGGAGGGCCTGGTCCTCTCCCCCGGCTTCATCGACATGCACGCCCACTCCGACCTGGCCCTGCTGCGCGACCCCGACCACAGCGCCAAGGCCGCGCAGGGCGTCACGCTCGAAGTGCTGGGCCAGGACGGCCTGTCGTACGCCCCCGTCGACGACCGCACGATGGAGGAGGTGCGCCGGGCCATCACCGGCTGGAACGGCTACGGCGACGACCTCGACATGGACTGGCGCTCGGTCGGCGAGTACCTGGACCGGCTGGACGAGGGCATCGCGGTCAACGCGGCCTATCTGATCCCGCAGGGCACGGTCCGCGCGCTGGTCGTCGGCTGGGAGGACCGCCCGGCGACGGCGGCCGAGCTGGACCGGATGCGGCGACTGGTCGCGGAGGGCCTGGAGCAGGGCGCGGTCGGCCTGTCCTCCGGCCTCACCTACACCCCCGGCATGTACGCGGGCGACGCCGAACTGACCGAGCTGTGCCGGGTGGTGGCCTCCTACGGTGGCTACTACTGCCCCCACCACCGCTCCTACGGCGCGGGCGCCCTCGAGGCGTACGCCGAGATGGTCGCCCTCACCCGGGAGGCGGGCTGCCCGCTGCACCTGGCGCACGCCACCATGAACTTCGGCGTCAACGAGGGACGCGCCCCCGAGCTGCTCGCCCTGCTCGACGCGGCCCTGGACGCGGGCGCCGACATCACCCTGGACACCTATCCCTACACCCCCGGCTCCACCACCCTGGCCGCCCTGCTGCCCAGTTGGGCGAGCGAGGGCGGTCCGGCGGCGGTCCTGGCCCGTCTCGCCGACCCGGCGACCGCCGAGCGCATCCGGCACGGCCTGGAGGTCACCGGCTCGGACGGCTGTCACGGCGTACCGGCCCAGTGGGAGACGATCGAGGTCTCCGGCGTGACGAACCCGGCTCTGGCCGAGTACGTGGGCCGCACGGTGAAGGAGGCGGCCGCGCTGCGCGGCGAGGAGCCGTGGACCACCGTCCTGCGCCTGCTGCTGGCGGACCGGCTCGGCACCACGATCCTCCAGCACGTCGGCCACGAGGAGAACGTCCGCGCGATCATGCGCCACCGCGCGCACACCGGCGGCTCGGACGGCATCCTCCAGGGCACCAAGCCGCACCCGCGCGCCTACGGCACCTTCCCGCGCTACCTCGGCACCTATGTACGGGAGTTGGGCGTGCTGTCGCTGGAGGAGTGCGTGGCCCGGCTGACCTCGCGGCCCGCGGCCCGGCTGCGGCTGCCGGACCGGGGCCTGGTGCGCGAGGGGTACCGCGCGGACCTGGTGCTGTTCGACCCGGCCACCGTCGCCGCCGGCTCCACCTTCGCGGAGCCGAGGACGCTGCCGACCGGGATTCCGCATGTCCTGCTGGACGGACGGTTCGTCATCGAGGACGGGCGGCGCACCGACGTACTGGCGGGCCGGTCGGTGCGCCGTACCCCGGTGTGA
- the cpaB gene encoding Flp pilus assembly protein CpaB gives MNSRQRRGVILLILSVLCALGAFAGVLSVIGDVRSKVGPEVTAYRVKSAVQPYTALGADQFEKIRMPKRWLSANAVTDLAQLRGKIAVTTLRAGSLLQTDMVVDRPELQPGQQEVAIMVDAATGVAGKITPGARVNVYATFEGKKEGDPDQSKIIVTNARVLDLGRIRALEPDRDRDQQRQPTDAVPITFALSALDAQRVTYAESFAQRVRLALVAPGGETTVPDRDRTYELATDK, from the coding sequence ATGAACTCCCGTCAGCGCCGCGGCGTCATACTCCTGATCCTCTCCGTCCTGTGCGCCCTCGGCGCCTTCGCGGGCGTGCTCTCCGTCATCGGTGACGTGCGCTCCAAGGTCGGCCCCGAGGTCACCGCGTACCGGGTGAAGTCCGCGGTCCAGCCGTACACCGCGCTGGGCGCGGACCAGTTCGAGAAGATACGGATGCCGAAACGGTGGCTGTCGGCCAACGCCGTCACCGACCTCGCCCAACTGCGCGGCAAGATCGCCGTGACCACCCTGCGCGCGGGCTCCCTGCTCCAGACCGACATGGTCGTCGACCGGCCCGAACTGCAGCCGGGCCAGCAGGAGGTCGCCATCATGGTGGACGCCGCCACCGGCGTCGCGGGCAAGATCACGCCGGGCGCGCGGGTCAATGTGTACGCCACCTTCGAGGGGAAGAAGGAGGGCGACCCCGACCAGTCGAAGATCATCGTCACCAACGCCCGCGTCCTCGACCTCGGGCGGATCCGCGCCCTCGAACCCGACCGGGACCGTGACCAGCAGCGGCAGCCCACCGACGCCGTCCCGATCACCTTCGCGCTGTCCGCCCTGGACGCCCAGCGCGTCACCTACGCCGAGTCCTTCGCCCAGCGGGTCCGGCTCGCCCTGGTGGCCCCCGGCGGCGAGACGACCGTCCCGGACCGCGACCGCACCTACGAACTAGCGACGGACAAGTGA
- a CDS encoding IclR family transcriptional regulator — protein MSQTVDRALSILPLLAEGPADLGQVAERLGVHKSTALRLLRTLHEHGLVYRQSDQRYRLGARLFALAQEAMENLDIREIAHPHLVRLNEACGHTVHLAVHEENEVLYIDKVDSRYPVRMYSRVGKPVAITVAAVAKLLLADLPEAERRALAEKLEYPLYTSRSTPNAGAFLRELEKVRDQGWATDLGGHEESINCVAAPIRGADGRVVAAMSVSAPNVVVTADELLTLLPRVRRTADAISGEYSGRTPVKDPTA, from the coding sequence ATGAGCCAGACCGTCGACCGCGCCCTGAGCATCCTCCCGCTGCTCGCGGAGGGCCCCGCCGACCTCGGCCAGGTCGCCGAGCGGCTCGGCGTGCACAAGTCCACCGCGCTGCGCCTGCTGCGCACCCTGCACGAACACGGCCTGGTCTACCGCCAGTCCGACCAGCGCTACCGGCTCGGCGCCCGCCTCTTCGCCCTCGCCCAGGAGGCGATGGAGAACCTCGACATCCGCGAGATCGCCCACCCCCACCTCGTCCGTCTCAACGAGGCGTGTGGGCACACCGTGCACCTCGCCGTGCACGAGGAGAACGAGGTGCTCTACATCGACAAGGTGGACAGCCGCTACCCGGTGCGCATGTACTCGCGCGTCGGCAAGCCGGTCGCCATCACCGTCGCCGCCGTCGCCAAGCTGCTGCTGGCCGACCTGCCCGAGGCCGAGCGGCGGGCGCTGGCGGAGAAGCTCGAATACCCCCTCTACACGTCCCGTTCCACCCCCAACGCAGGTGCTTTCCTGCGCGAGTTGGAGAAGGTGCGTGATCAGGGCTGGGCCACCGACCTCGGTGGCCACGAGGAGTCCATCAACTGTGTCGCGGCCCCCATCCGGGGCGCCGACGGCCGGGTGGTCGCCGCGATGTCGGTCTCCGCGCCGAACGTCGTCGTCACCGCCGACGAACTCCTCACCCTGCTCCCGCGGGTGCGCCGCACGGCGGACGCGATCAGCGGCGAGTACTCCGGAAGAACCCCAGTGAAGGACCCCACCGCATGA
- a CDS encoding chitinase produces MPARGGRGRARAWSVTAALALAVAGLAAAPASAADVNNAKNAGFESGLSNWTCSAGSGATVSSPVHGGSAALKATPAGQDNAQCTQSVAVKPNSTYTLSAWVQGGYAYLGATGTGTTDVSTWTPDSSSWKQLSTTFTTGSATTSVTVYTHGWYGQAAYYADDVRVQGPDGGGGGDPAPSVPATPGGLTVSGTTSSSVSLAWNTVSGATGYNVYRGGTKMTAVSGTSATIGGLTASTSYSFQVTATNSAGESAKSSTVTGTTTSGGGTGPKGDLPKHAVTGYWQNFNNGAAVQKISDVPAAYDIVAVAFADATSTPGAVSFSLDSAGLNGYTVDQFKADIKAKQAAGKKVIVSVGGERGTVAVSDTASANNFANSVYSLMQTYGFDGVDIDLENGLNPTYMTQALRSLASKAGSSLIITMAPQTIDMQSTSGSYFQTALNIKDILTVVNMQYYNSGSMLGCDGKVYSQGSVDFLTALACIQLEGGLAPSQVGIGVPASTRGAGSGYVSPTVVNNALDCLAKGTGCGSFKPSRTYPDLRGAMTWSTNWDATAGNAWSGAVGPHVHGMP; encoded by the coding sequence ATGCCCGCGCGCGGCGGGCGCGGCCGGGCCCGTGCCTGGTCGGTGACCGCCGCTCTCGCCCTCGCCGTGGCGGGGCTGGCCGCCGCTCCCGCGTCGGCGGCGGACGTCAACAACGCCAAGAACGCCGGCTTCGAGTCGGGCCTGTCCAACTGGACCTGCTCGGCGGGCAGCGGCGCGACCGTCTCCTCCCCGGTGCACGGCGGCTCCGCGGCCCTGAAGGCCACCCCGGCCGGGCAGGACAACGCCCAGTGCACCCAGTCCGTGGCGGTCAAGCCCAACTCCACGTACACGCTGAGCGCCTGGGTGCAGGGCGGGTACGCCTACCTCGGGGCTACCGGCACCGGGACCACCGACGTGTCGACCTGGACCCCGGACAGCTCGTCGTGGAAGCAGCTCTCCACGACGTTCACCACCGGCTCCGCCACCACCTCGGTCACCGTCTACACCCACGGCTGGTACGGGCAGGCGGCCTACTACGCCGACGACGTGCGGGTGCAGGGCCCGGACGGCGGCGGGGGCGGTGACCCGGCGCCGAGCGTGCCGGCCACGCCGGGCGGTCTCACGGTGTCCGGCACCACCTCGTCCTCGGTCTCGCTGGCCTGGAACACGGTCTCGGGCGCGACCGGCTACAACGTCTACCGGGGCGGCACCAAGATGACCGCGGTGAGTGGCACCTCCGCCACGATCGGCGGGCTCACGGCGTCGACGTCGTACTCCTTCCAGGTCACGGCGACCAACTCGGCCGGTGAGTCCGCGAAGTCGTCGACCGTGACCGGGACCACCACCTCCGGCGGCGGCACCGGCCCCAAGGGCGACCTGCCCAAGCACGCGGTGACCGGGTACTGGCAGAACTTCAACAACGGCGCGGCCGTGCAGAAGATCTCCGACGTGCCCGCCGCCTACGACATCGTCGCGGTGGCCTTCGCGGACGCCACCTCCACGCCGGGCGCGGTGAGCTTCAGCCTGGACTCGGCGGGCCTCAACGGCTACACCGTCGACCAGTTCAAGGCCGACATCAAGGCCAAGCAGGCCGCGGGCAAGAAGGTGATCGTCTCCGTCGGCGGCGAGCGCGGCACGGTCGCGGTCAGCGACACCGCTTCCGCGAACAACTTCGCCAACTCGGTGTACTCGCTGATGCAGACGTACGGCTTCGACGGCGTCGACATCGACCTGGAGAACGGGCTCAACCCGACGTACATGACGCAGGCGCTGCGGTCGCTGGCGTCGAAGGCGGGGTCGTCGCTGATCATCACGATGGCGCCGCAGACGATCGACATGCAGTCGACGTCCGGTTCCTACTTCCAGACGGCCCTGAACATCAAGGACATCCTCACGGTCGTCAACATGCAGTACTACAACAGCGGTTCGATGCTGGGCTGCGACGGCAAGGTGTACAGCCAGGGCTCGGTGGACTTCCTGACCGCGCTGGCCTGCATCCAGTTGGAGGGCGGGCTCGCGCCCTCGCAGGTGGGCATCGGGGTGCCGGCCTCCACCCGGGGCGCGGGCAGCGGCTACGTCTCGCCCACCGTGGTGAACAACGCGCTGGACTGCCTGGCCAAGGGCACCGGCTGCGGCTCCTTCAAGCCGTCCCGGACCTACCCGGACCTGCGCGGCGCGATGACCTGGTCGACCAACTGGGACGCGACGGCGGGCAACGCCTGGTCCGGCGCGGTCGGCCCGCACGTGCACGGGATGCCGTGA